The following proteins are co-located in the Escherichia fergusonii ATCC 35469 genome:
- the fliD gene encoding flagellar filament capping protein FliD has product MASFTSLGVGSNLPLDTLLTNLTTAEKKRLTPITQQQSSNTARLTAFGTLKSSLEKFQTANTALNDAALFKSTTAVSSSTDLTVSTTAGAAAGIYKISVSQLAQAQSIRTTTPVTDSKAIQGNSNSERTLVIKQDGKDKPLEIKLTSEQTSLEGLRDAINNADGGVSASIVKVKDNDYQLVLTSSETGLENQMSVSVQGDDKLNQFISFNNPDVTGNNVEQIVEAQDAKLSVNGINIERSSNTITDAPQGITLNLTKVVDDVTITVNKSDEKSTSAIKAWVEAYNSLVDTIGSLTKYTAVDPGAEKQDTSNGALLGDSTVRTIQTGIRGQFSASANSGNFQTLSQIGITQDGTTGKLKIDDDKLKKALSEHSVDVQQLLVGDGKETGITTKIAGLVKGYLADDGIIDSAQDSINSTLKKLTKQYLSVSASIDDTIARYQAQFTQLDTMMSKLNNTSTYLTQQFEAMSS; this is encoded by the coding sequence ATGGCTTCGTTTACTTCGTTGGGTGTTGGCTCTAATTTACCGCTGGATACATTACTGACGAACCTGACTACCGCAGAGAAAAAACGCTTAACGCCCATTACTCAACAGCAGAGCAGCAATACCGCCCGGTTGACGGCATTTGGCACCTTAAAAAGCTCGTTGGAGAAATTCCAGACAGCGAATACTGCTTTAAACGATGCCGCCCTTTTTAAAAGCACCACAGCGGTCAGCTCCTCGACGGATTTAACCGTCAGCACCACTGCCGGTGCCGCTGCCGGGATTTATAAAATCAGCGTCAGCCAACTGGCGCAGGCGCAGTCTATTCGCACCACGACACCCGTCACCGACAGCAAAGCCATTCAGGGTAATAGCAACAGCGAACGTACGCTGGTTATCAAGCAGGATGGCAAAGACAAGCCGCTGGAAATTAAGCTCACCAGTGAACAAACCTCTCTGGAGGGGCTGCGTGATGCCATTAACAATGCCGATGGTGGGGTTTCTGCCAGCATTGTGAAAGTGAAAGATAATGACTATCAACTGGTTTTAACCTCATCAGAAACAGGTCTGGAAAATCAGATGAGTGTTTCAGTACAAGGTGATGACAAATTAAACCAGTTTATTAGCTTTAATAACCCGGACGTCACCGGAAATAACGTCGAACAAATTGTCGAAGCGCAGGACGCCAAACTTAGCGTAAACGGGATTAATATCGAGCGCAGCAGCAATACCATTACCGATGCGCCACAAGGAATTACGCTAAACCTGACAAAAGTCGTCGATGACGTCACGATCACCGTCAATAAAAGTGATGAAAAATCTACCAGCGCAATTAAAGCATGGGTTGAGGCATATAACTCTCTGGTCGATACCATCGGTTCACTGACTAAATATACGGCAGTTGATCCTGGCGCTGAAAAACAAGATACCAGTAATGGCGCATTGTTGGGTGACAGCACCGTGCGCACAATCCAAACCGGTATTCGCGGGCAATTTTCTGCCAGTGCCAACAGCGGTAATTTTCAAACATTATCGCAAATCGGCATTACCCAGGACGGGACCACCGGCAAATTAAAAATTGATGACGATAAACTGAAAAAAGCGCTTAGCGAACATTCGGTTGATGTTCAGCAATTATTAGTTGGTGATGGTAAAGAAACCGGTATTACCACCAAAATTGCCGGGCTGGTAAAAGGCTATCTGGCTGATGACGGTATTATCGACAGCGCGCAGGACAGTATTAACAGCACACTGAAAAAATTAACCAAACAGTATCTTTCTGTCAGTGCCAGCATCGATGACACTATCGCCCGCTATCAGGCGCAGTTTACCCAGCTCGATACCATGATGAGCAAACTGAATAACACCAGCACTTACTTAACCCAACAATTTGAAGCTATGAGCAGCTAA
- a CDS encoding flagellin, whose amino-acid sequence MAQVINTNSLSLLTQNNLNKSQSSLSSAIERLSSGLRINSAKDDAAGQAIANRFTANIKGLTQASRNANDGISIAQTTEGALNEINNNLQRVRELSVQATNGTNSGSDLKSIQDEIQQRLEEIDRVSNQTQFNGVKVLSQDNQMKIQVGANDGETITIDLKKIDVKSLGLDGFNINGPKQATAGDLKSSFKNVTGFDTYNVGGNEYRVDINSGEVTGNNGADKTYVSSKNGQLTDKNEEANGKTFFSKTASGTGDANAQAIGTAIKNGNEGDTFDYNGQTFTIDTKTGADGNGTASTMINGEKVTLTIKGAAGGALTAATVESDKDVYTSVTNGQYTFDATTKNDAAKLSDLEANNATKGTSTITVNGANYTANADGSKITDKDGKVMYMDKTPSGISTLINEDVADSKKSTSSPLAAIDAALSKVDAVRSSLGAIQNRFDSAITNLGNTVNNLSSARSRIEDADYATEVSNMSRAQILQQAGTSVLAQANQTTQNVLSLLR is encoded by the coding sequence ATGGCACAAGTCATTAATACAAACAGCCTGTCGCTGTTGACCCAGAATAACCTGAATAAATCTCAGTCTTCTCTGAGCTCCGCCATTGAACGTCTCTCTTCTGGCCTGCGTATTAACAGTGCTAAAGATGACGCAGCAGGTCAGGCGATTGCTAACCGTTTTACGGCAAATATTAAAGGTCTGACTCAGGCTTCCCGTAACGCGAATGATGGTATTTCTATCGCGCAGACCACTGAAGGTGCGTTAAACGAAATTAACAATAACCTGCAACGTGTACGTGAACTGTCAGTACAGGCAACTAACGGTACTAACTCTGGTTCTGATCTGAAATCAATTCAGGATGAAATTCAACAGCGTCTTGAGGAGATCGATCGCGTTTCCAACCAAACTCAGTTTAACGGCGTTAAAGTCCTGTCTCAGGACAATCAAATGAAAATTCAGGTTGGTGCTAATGATGGAGAAACCATCACAATCGATCTTAAGAAAATTGATGTCAAGAGCTTAGGTTTAGACGGTTTTAATATTAATGGACCTAAACAAGCTACAGCAGGTGATCTCAAATCTAGTTTCAAAAATGTAACTGGTTTTGATACTTATAATGTTGGGGGGAATGAATATCGCGTTGATATTAATTCTGGAGAAGTTACAGGTAACAATGGTGCTGATAAAACGTATGTCAGCTCGAAAAATGGTCAGTTAACTGATAAAAACGAAGAAGCTAATGGCAAGACCTTTTTCTCAAAGACTGCGTCAGGTACTGGTGATGCTAATGCACAGGCAATTGGTACCGCTATTAAAAATGGCAATGAAGGTGATACATTTGATTATAACGGTCAAACCTTTACTATTGACACTAAAACTGGTGCCGATGGTAATGGTACTGCGTCAACAATGATCAATGGTGAAAAAGTCACGCTGACTATTAAGGGGGCTGCGGGAGGCGCTTTAACTGCTGCAACTGTTGAGTCCGATAAAGATGTCTATACATCAGTAACTAATGGCCAGTATACTTTTGATGCAACAACGAAAAATGACGCAGCTAAACTTTCAGATTTAGAAGCTAATAATGCAACCAAAGGTACAAGCACCATTACTGTTAATGGTGCTAACTACACTGCAAATGCAGACGGTAGTAAAATTACTGATAAAGATGGTAAAGTCATGTATATGGATAAAACACCATCTGGTATCAGCACTCTGATTAATGAAGACGTTGCAGATTCTAAAAAAAGCACATCTAGTCCATTAGCTGCAATTGACGCTGCACTATCTAAAGTTGATGCTGTTCGTTCTTCTTTGGGTGCAATTCAAAACCGTTTCGACTCTGCCATCACCAACCTTGGCAACACCGTAAACAACCTGTCTTCTGCCCGTAGCCGTATCGAAGATGCTGACTACGCGACCGAAGTGTCTAACATGTCTCGTGCGCAGATCCTGCAACAAGCAGGTACTTCTGTTCTGGCACAGGCTAACCAGACCACGCAGAACGTACTGTCTCTGCTGCGTTAA
- a CDS encoding RNA polymerase sigma factor FliA — MNSLYTAEGVMDKHSLWQRYVPLVRHEALRLQVRLPASVELDDLLQAGGIGLLNAVDRYDALQGTAFTTYAVQRIRGAMLDELRSRDWAPRSVRRNAREVAQAIGQLEQELGRNASETEVAKRLGISTEEYRQMLLDTNNSQLFSYDEWREEHGDSAELITEEHQQANPLHQLLESDLRQQVMDAIERLPEREKLVLTLYYQEELNLKEIGAVLEVGESRVSQLHSQAIKRLRSKLGR; from the coding sequence GTGAATTCACTGTATACCGCTGAAGGCGTAATGGATAAACACTCGCTGTGGCAACGCTATGTGCCGCTGGTGCGACACGAAGCACTGCGCCTACAGGTGCGGCTGCCCGCGAGCGTAGAACTGGACGACCTGCTACAGGCAGGCGGCATCGGGTTATTGAACGCAGTAGACCGCTATGACGCTCTGCAAGGAACGGCATTTACAACTTACGCAGTGCAGCGTATCCGAGGGGCAATGCTGGATGAACTACGCAGCCGTGACTGGGCGCCGCGTAGTGTCCGCCGCAATGCGCGCGAAGTGGCGCAGGCAATAGGGCAACTGGAACAAGAGTTAGGGCGCAACGCCAGCGAAACGGAAGTGGCAAAACGACTGGGGATCTCGACAGAAGAGTATCGCCAGATGTTGCTCGATACCAATAACAGTCAGTTGTTTTCCTATGACGAATGGCGGGAAGAGCATGGTGACAGTGCTGAACTGATCACCGAAGAGCATCAGCAGGCTAATCCGCTGCACCAGTTGCTGGAGAGTGATCTGCGCCAGCAAGTAATGGATGCCATCGAACGTTTGCCAGAGCGTGAAAAATTGGTGCTTACCCTTTACTACCAGGAAGAGCTGAATCTCAAAGAGATCGGCGCGGTACTGGAAGTGGGTGAGTCGCGCGTCAGTCAGTTGCATAGCCAGGCCATCAAACGATTACGCAGCAAACTGGGTAGGTGA
- the fliZ gene encoding flagella biosynthesis regulatory protein FliZ — MTVQQSKRRPLSRYLKDFKHSQTHCTHCRKLLDRITLVRSGQIVNKLEIARLDTPMDEPEWQEEQQQWSALCRFCGDLHCKAHNDFFDIVGFKQFLIEQAEMSHSSIREYVVRLRRLGNHLHQQHVSRALLAEGYLDEILAPWLPQTSTTNYLIALRKYEQYRSQNPSLQVQRLTSDIY, encoded by the coding sequence ATGACGGTGCAGCAAAGCAAACGACGGCCTCTGAGCCGCTACCTGAAAGACTTTAAACATAGCCAGACGCATTGTACCCACTGCCGCAAATTGCTCGATCGCATCACTCTTGTGCGCAGCGGGCAAATTGTTAACAAGCTGGAAATTGCTCGCCTTGATACCCCCATGGATGAGCCAGAGTGGCAAGAAGAACAACAACAATGGTCTGCGCTGTGCCGTTTTTGTGGTGATCTGCATTGCAAAGCTCACAATGATTTCTTCGATATTGTGGGTTTTAAACAATTTCTGATAGAACAGGCCGAAATGAGCCATAGCTCCATTCGTGAGTATGTCGTGCGCCTGCGCCGCCTGGGTAATCACCTCCATCAACAACACGTTTCACGTGCGCTACTGGCAGAAGGATATCTGGATGAAATCCTTGCGCCATGGTTACCGCAAACCAGCACCACCAATTACCTTATCGCGCTGCGTAAATATGAGCAGTATCGATCACAAAATCCTTCTTTACAGGTTCAGAGACTGACATCTGATATATATTAA
- the tcyJ gene encoding cystine ABC transporter substrate-binding protein, whose amino-acid sequence MKLALLGRRALLSVMALALVAGMSAKTFADEGLLNKVKERGTLLVGLEGTYPPFSFQGDDGKLTGFEVEFAQQLAKHLGVEATLKPTKWDGMLASLDSKRIDVVINQVTISDERKKKYDFSTPYTVSGIQALVKKGNEGTIKTANDLKGKKVGVGLGTNYEEWLRQNVQGVDIRTYDDDPTKYQDLRVGRIDAILVDRLAALDLVKKTKDTLAVTGDAFSRQESGVAVRKNNEDLLKAVNEAIAEMQKDGTLQALSQKWFGADVTK is encoded by the coding sequence ATGAAATTAGCACTTCTGGGACGTCGGGCGTTGTTGAGCGTTATGGCGCTGGCACTGGTTGCCGGAATGAGCGCAAAAACCTTTGCAGATGAAGGCCTGTTAAATAAAGTTAAAGAGCGCGGCACGCTGCTGGTGGGCCTCGAAGGTACTTATCCTCCGTTCAGTTTTCAGGGCGATGATGGCAAACTGACCGGTTTTGAAGTGGAATTTGCCCAGCAACTGGCAAAACATCTCGGTGTTGAAGCGACGCTTAAACCAACCAAATGGGACGGAATGCTGGCATCGCTGGATTCAAAACGTATTGATGTGGTGATTAATCAGGTCACCATCTCTGACGAACGCAAGAAAAAATATGACTTCTCTACCCCCTACACCGTCTCCGGTATTCAGGCGCTGGTGAAAAAAGGTAATGAAGGAACGATTAAAACGGCGAATGATTTAAAAGGTAAAAAAGTGGGTGTCGGATTAGGGACGAACTATGAAGAGTGGTTGCGCCAGAATGTGCAGGGCGTAGACATTCGTACCTATGACGATGATCCAACCAAATATCAGGATCTGCGAGTCGGTCGAATTGATGCCATCCTGGTGGATCGTCTTGCCGCACTGGATTTGGTAAAGAAAACCAAAGACACACTTGCGGTAACAGGTGACGCGTTCTCCCGTCAGGAATCGGGCGTGGCTGTGCGTAAAAACAATGAAGACCTGCTGAAAGCGGTCAATGAAGCGATTGCCGAAATGCAAAAAGATGGCACTTTGCAGGCACTCTCACAAAAATGGTTTGGCGCTGATGTGACGAAATAA